TTTGGCAGATATGATTACTTGTTTGATCCAGATGAGCCGGATGAACTCAAGGTGCCATGTTTATGCAAATCAACTGCAGGAAATTCATGAATTAGAGAAACTTTGCTGGAGCTGCTCTTTACACACATAATATGAAGCCGAAGAAGTTGCTCTCCCACGCTTTAATAGGAATCTCATGGAGTCTAAAGCTCATGAAATTTATACTGTTTTTTTAAGTAGACAAGACCAGAGAGGTTTTGTAGCTAAGTTTCCCATTTCTGTATTGCTAACTCTTCAAACCTTCTATTTGTCAAGGTTTCAGTTTctcaaaaatatcaaataaaaacgagaaaaaaaaagactacaCCGGATTATTTTCtctaatgttttattatttcTCTTTGCATGAAATGAGAAAGGAGGggcacaaaaagaaaagaacagaagaaaaaataagCAATGTATTTTAATAAGGCACTGAAAATGAAatgcaaaaacaaaacagaaacgaGATGCAAAATAGAAATTGTCTTAATGTGTACTTTGAGTAGCATCATGTATCTGACTTATTACTGACTCATCAGTTTCATTAACTAATGATTCCTTTACCTTTGGAGATACATCTCCATTACCATCAACAGCTTCAACTTCCTTCTCTTCTGCTTCTTTCATTTCCTTGTCTTCTTCACACAACACCTTCCCCTCATCAACCTCCATGGCCTCGATAGCTTCTGGTGAAGCTATGGTCAAGGAATCAGGATCGCCTTCTGTAACAGGATCACCTTCTGTAACTGCATCATGTTCAGGAGCCATGTCTATTGTTTGGTCTACAGCATCTCCATCATCTGGCTTTCCATCATCCTCGCAACCTTCAATATGATCAGAGGCCAGAGCCTCCGGTGTCTTGTCTGGGATGGGAGACGAAGATCTTTCAACTTGTGTTCCCGTCTCCAATCCCGCATCAACAGGTAAGGATGCTTCCTGATTCGCATCAACAGGTAAGGATGTTTCCTGATTCACATCAACAGGTAAGGATGCTTCCTGATTTTCCTTTTGGGACATGTCTGAATCCGACACATCGACTTTGGCCAAGCTTGAAGGAGGAGAGGCTTGAGGAGGCCTGTGAGTCTCAACATTTGAAAGACCCTTCATTTCAAATCTTTGCTCCTTGTAGAGTTCCATTGCTATCTGAAAAGTAGAAAGAAACACATTATAGCATTGTCTTGGAGAATTGCAGGAAGCTAATATCagaatcttatttttttctagtATTAGTGCATTTACCTGAAACAATGAACTATTTTGAGAAGGAAACAATGAAAGAGTAGCCAAGGAAGTACTGTTGCCTTTTGGCACTCTCTTCCCACCTTCCTGTCAACAAAAAGAATATAGAGAGACATGAGAAAAGGTTCTAAAAGCCAGTACAACTAGAATGAATGATGTCGGTGTTTGAGGATAGGGAGTTCTACCTTGAGATTTACAAACACAGCAGCTCCATCATCAATTCGTTGATGTTCTTCATCCAACAATGAGCTGATGCATTTGAGCAGCTCAGGATCAGCAAGCTCTACCGACATATCAAGCTTTGACAGATAGTGCCGGCAAAAACGTTCGCTCCTCTTATCAGTAGTTTCCGTGACAGGCTCTTCAGCTGCCTCTTCCAGTTTAATTTTAGGAGACCTCGCATCCAAATCTTTCGCTGGAGATGTTAGATTAGACCCAGCTTCAACGCTTTTCCCCCTGTTGTTTTCAGAGTGACTTGTTTGGCCACCAGGAGACTCACCATCAGCAACCTGAGCCGAGTTATCATCTTTAGCAGATCTTGATGAGACTTCCATGCTAGCATCTCCATTTCGGTTTTTCCATTCATCTGCACCAGACTCCCAACCACGGCTCTGCATCCGCCTGTTATGGTCCCACTCAGATCCTCCATACATGTTTGACTCATCCCCCCTGAAAGCACTATTGCTCATATCCCCAAAAAAGCCATGCATGTGAGAAGAAGCAGCACCTGAGCTTTCCATCATATTCTGCCACCCGAGAGGACGCATGTGACCAGAAAATCTCTCAGCGTCAGGTATATGATAAGGGATTCCAGAATGGTTCATTTCCATTGTAGGCCTCACCCCAAAGATAGATGGAGATGGGTATTGTGGCATCATGGTCTGAAAACCATGCGGTTGAAATGGTATAAACCCATTCGGAAGTGGAGCTGGCCAGCTTGGGACACCTCTCCAAGTATTATTACCCTGTGTTTGTTGCCCTCTTCCCATCATCCCATCAACGCCTCTCCTATAACGCCCACCGGTATTGCCCCTGTTGTCGTCTTCTCGAAGGCCCACTCTAGGACTACTCATGCCACTCCTAGATTCTGGTCTTGGAGGAAAAGAAGAATTGTTCTGGTTGGGTTTATTGTTAAAGGATATATCTCCCTGTGATGTCTCATCTAACCTAAGTCTTTCATCCTCAGGTGCTGAGAAATCTCTCGCATTGTTCCTAAGGCCTGTTTCTTCAACCTCACTGCTCCATCTTGCACTACTCTGATTATTATTGAATCTCCGGTCAAGACTTGTCGAAGAAGGAGATCTTTCAACCATGGGGCGGGGTGAAGCTTTTGTGGAGCCATGAAACTCGCCCAAAACACCATCTTCCGTCTTTACTGTCTTCTCAGACGCTTTCTGTCTTGTACCTCTGTCCGATCCTCCAGACAGCTCAGCCGCCTCCCTGGAAGAGACCCATTTTGTTGTCTGGTCTGACACATTCCTGTTTCACCATTAACAAAACTATGATCTGAATTCAACGTTAAGAGtcaaaaaattgaataaaaataaaaatgcttaaGAGGAAAAACGTACCCATTCTCTTCTTGAACCACAGAACTGGAAGGCTGACGCTCTGATTTTATCACATCACCATCAGGCCCTGCTCGGCTGCTTCTAGTGTCCACGACCACCTCCTGATAATCTGGAGACTTCCtcccttctcttctctctctataCCGACCACTTTGATCATCTAGACGCGACACGTCACGATCGTTATCCCTGTCCCGGTCACTTTTGCTTCGTTTCCCTTCATGATAATAGTCACGGCTACTACggtctttctctctctcatgAGTCCTCTCCCTATCATGATCCCTGTCACGGTCTCTACTCCTATCACGGTCCCAGTCCCTTCCATAGTAACGATCATGCTCATAATCCCGACGATCACGGTCCCTTTCTCTATCCCTATCACGTTCCCTATCTCGCTCATAGTCACGATCACGATCCCGACCACGTTCGCGGTCTCGTTCACGCTCGTGATATCCATCAAGCTCACTGTCAGGCTCATGACCGTGGTCAGTGTCCTGTTGTTTGGACTTCCTTTTACTTTCATCTGGGAGGAGCTTTCCATCAGACCTGTGATGCTCTTTAGTAGATCGGTCTTCTCTCTGCTTTTCACTAATCTGTTTGACgtcttcttccttgtcttcttGATATTTATCTCTGGACTTCTCTCCTCTATGTTTCCCATCTTTAATGTAGTCATCGTCGCTGTTATCTTGATTCTTGTCTCCACCACCGTGATCATCCCTCTTACGCCTTGATCGCTTCTCAGAATGGCTTTCAGTGCCTAGACTCCTTTGCTGATCCTCAGCTTTCGACTCTGAATCCACAAACAGAAACATCAGTAACAAGAAAACATTTCGCTGCTTCCAAAATTCTCTAGTTATACTAGGCATCTAAGTAAACAGCGTTTgcagattttttatatattttaaaaacagttACATACGGTCTCAGACATGATAACAACCAAAGCAGCAATAACAACATGAATAAAACTCTGCAAGTGCTAATCACAACATTAATCCAAAAGACTACACTTAGGTATATGAAGAGATTCCCATTATTAGAAAAGACATCATGTAGGTTCTTGTCATCCACAATTCACACACAAACACGAGAGCCAGACTGCAACCAAAACTGTATCTCAGAAGCAACCTCAAACACAAACACTCAAGTCAATCAAAACCAGAACGTTGATTCATACACAAACACGAGAGAAAACAGATTGTTCCAAACAGACTGAAACCAAAACTGTGTTACAACAGTAACATCAAACACAAGCA
This genomic stretch from Raphanus sativus cultivar WK10039 chromosome 3, ASM80110v3, whole genome shotgun sequence harbors:
- the LOC108847388 gene encoding uncharacterized protein LOC108847388 isoform X1, whose product is MPRSTRHKSSKHKDARDHSDSEKEEKKSAIRVSGSGEKQRGGGGKEYYDNGEYYEEYTSSSSKRRRGKTTTGGGEEDEKGESSKKSKVSSEKSSRRREEGDGEETRKSSSSGKHRESSSRRESKELDKKYKESKSEKLYDGDDHHHRSKGLSDKTESKAEDQQRSLGTESHSEKRSRRKRDDHGGGDKNQDNSDDDYIKDGKHRGEKSRDKYQEDKEEDVKQISEKQREDRSTKEHHRSDGKLLPDESKRKSKQQDTDHGHEPDSELDGYHERERDRERGRDRDRDYERDRERDRDRERDRDRRDYEHDRYYGRDWDRDRSRDRDRDHDRERTHEREKDRSSRDYYHEGKRSKSDRDRDNDRDVSRLDDQSGRYRERREGRKSPDYQEVVVDTRSSRAGPDGDVIKSERQPSSSVVQEENGNVSDQTTKWVSSREAAELSGGSDRGTRQKASEKTVKTEDGVLGEFHGSTKASPRPMVERSPSSTSLDRRFNNNQSSARWSSEVEETGLRNNARDFSAPEDERLRLDETSQGDISFNNKPNQNNSSFPPRPESRSGMSSPRVGLREDDNRGNTGGRYRRGVDGMMGRGQQTQGNNTWRGVPSWPAPLPNGFIPFQPHGFQTMMPQYPSPSIFGVRPTMEMNHSGIPYHIPDAERFSGHMRPLGWQNMMESSGAASSHMHGFFGDMSNSAFRGDESNMYGGSEWDHNRRMQSRGWESGADEWKNRNGDASMEVSSRSAKDDNSAQVADGESPGGQTSHSENNRGKSVEAGSNLTSPAKDLDARSPKIKLEEAAEEPVTETTDKRSERFCRHYLSKLDMSVELADPELLKCISSLLDEEHQRIDDGAAVFVNLKEGGKRVPKGNSTSLATLSLFPSQNSSLFQIAMELYKEQRFEMKGLSNVETHRPPQASPPSSLAKVDVSDSDMSQKENQEASLPVDVNQETSLPVDANQEASLPVDAGLETGTQVERSSSPIPDKTPEALASDHIEGCEDDGKPDDGDAVDQTIDMAPEHDAVTEGDPVTEGDPDSLTIASPEAIEAMEVDEGKVLCEEDKEMKEAEEKEVEAVDGNGDVSPKVKESLVNETDESVISQIHDATQSTH
- the LOC108847388 gene encoding uncharacterized protein LOC108847388 isoform X2, translated to MPRSTRHKSSKHKDARDHSDSEKEEKKSAIRVSGSGEKQRGGGGKEYYDNGEYYEEYTSSSSKRRRGKTTTGGGEEDEKGESSKKSKVSSEKSSRRREEGDGEETRKSSSSGKHRESSSRRESKELDKKYKESKSEKLYDGDDHHHRSKGLSDKTESKAEDQQRSLGTESHSEKRSRRKRDDHGGGDKNQDNSDDDYIKDGKHRGEKSRDKYQEDKEEDVKQISEKQREDRSTKEHHRSDGKLLPDESKRKSKQQDTDHGHEPDSELDGYHERERDRERGRDRDRDYERDRERDRDRERDRDRRDYEHDRYYGRDWDRDRSRDRDRDHDRERTHEREKDRSSRDYYHEGKRSKSDRDRDNDRDVSRLDDQSGRYRERREGRKSPDYQEVVVDTRSSRAGPDGDVIKSERQPSSSVVQEENGNVSDQTTKWVSSREAAELSGGSDRGTRQKASEKTVKTEDGVLGEFHGSTKASPRPMVERSPSSTSLDRRFNNNQSSARWSSEVEETGLRNNARDFSAPEDERLRLDETSQGDISFNNKPNQNNSSFPPRPESRSGMSSPRVGLREDDNRGNTGGRYRRGVDGMMGRGQQTQGNNTWRGVPSWPAPLPNGFIPFQPHGFQTMMPQYPSPSIFGVRPTMEMNHSGIPYHIPDAERFSGHMRPLGWQNMMESSGAASSHMHGFFGDMSNSAFRGDESNMYGGSEWDHNRRMQSRGWESGADEWKNRNGDASMEVSSRSAKDDNSAQVADGESPGGQTSHSENNRGKSVEAGSNLTSPAKDLDARSPKIKLEEAAEEPVTETTDKRSERFCRHYLSKLDMSVELADPELLKCISSLLDEEHQRIDDGAAVFVNLKEGGKRVPKGNSTSLATLSLFPSQNSSLFQIAMELYKEQRFEMKGLSNVETHRPPQASPPSSLAKVDVSDSDMSQKENQEASLPVDANQEASLPVDAGLETGTQVERSSSPIPDKTPEALASDHIEGCEDDGKPDDGDAVDQTIDMAPEHDAVTEGDPVTEGDPDSLTIASPEAIEAMEVDEGKVLCEEDKEMKEAEEKEVEAVDGNGDVSPKVKESLVNETDESVISQIHDATQSTH